Proteins encoded together in one Lathyrus oleraceus cultivar Zhongwan6 chromosome 5, CAAS_Psat_ZW6_1.0, whole genome shotgun sequence window:
- the LOC127083082 gene encoding uncharacterized protein LOC127083082, with product MGFLRFLRRYNYPFKDETQNKACLVQYMQRRGFSKAEVFNGNDVVLPVLIVGAGPVGLVLSILLTKLGINCTVLERNKAFSKHPQAHFINNRSMEIFRKIEGLVEEIQRSQPPVDLWRKFVYCTSLSGSVLGSVDHIQPQDLAHVVSPVSVAHFSQYKLTMLLLKQLENLGFQTCASESSEGNKQSCEKKILMGHECVSIDTSNDFVTVTASSVNNGKRVEKNIHCNILVGTDGAGSTVRKLVGIDMRGEKDLQKLVSVHFLSKRLGKFLLKENPGMLFFIFNTEAIGVLVAHDLREGEFVLQIPFYPPQQTIEDFNPKACEKLISKLVGQEFGDVDVIDIKPWTMHAEVAESFTCCGNRILLAGDAAHRFPPAGGFGMNTGIQDAHNLAWKIASVIKGIAPTSMLNTYDMERRPISVFNTRLSLENYRAAMSVPATLGLDPTVANTVHKVIINGVGSILPSGLQRLALDGIFAIGRAQLSESVLNKSNPLGSSRLAKLKHIFEEGKSLQLQFPAEDLGFRYLQGAIMPESSDVESPSQVPTGRRRDYIPLAQPGCRLPHMFVRVNPLCEETVSTHDLVSGDKVEFVLIIAPVKESYHLARQAFKVAEERQVSLKVCVFWCTDSAERLDKGSKEALSPWKNYADVVEVSSTNSNWWEMCNMTNRGAILVRPDEHIAWRTISGLIEDPRAEMQRVFSAILGAHL from the exons ATGGGGTTTTTAAGGTTTTTGAGAAGGTATAATTACCCCTTTAAAGATGAAACTCAAAATAAAGCATGCTTAGTTCAGTATATGCAAAGGAGAGGTTTCTCAAAGGCGGAAGTTTTCAATGGTAATGATGTAGTGCTTCCGGTTCTGATCGTTGGTGCAGGGCCTGTGGGTCTTGTTCTTTCTATTCTGCTCACGAAGTTAG GTATTAATTGCACAGTTTTGGAGAGAAACAAGGCATTTTCTAAACATCCACAAGCACACTTCATCAACAATCGATCCATGGAG ATATTCCGCAAGATTGAAGGTCTTGTTGAAGAGATCCAAAGGTCTCAACCACCAGTAGACTTATGGAGGAAGTTCGTATATTGCACTTCCCTTTCGGGTTCAGTTCTTGGATCTGTAGACCACATACAACCTCAAG ATCTTGCGCATGTTGTCAGCCCAGTCTCTGTTGCACACTTCTCACAGTACAAGTTAACCATGTTACTTCTCAAGCAACTTGAAAATCTAGGCTTCCAAACTTGTGCATCTGAAAGCTCTGAAGGAAATAAGCAATcttgtgaaaagaaaatattGATGGGTCATGAGTGTGTATCAATTGACACCAGCAATGACTTTGTAACTGTAACTGCGTCTTCTGTCAATAATGGGAAGCGTGTAGAAAAGAATATCCACTGTAACATCCTTGTTGGTACAGATGGAGCAGGAAGTACTGTGAGAAAGCTTGTAGGAATAGATATGAGAGGTGAGAAAGACTTGCAAAAACTCGTCAGTGTCCATTTTCTGAGCAAACGGCTTGGGAAATTTCTGCTTAAGGAGAATCCGGGTATGCTTTTCTTTATCTTCAATACTGAAGCAATTGGGGTCCTTGTTGCTCATGATCTCAGGGAAGGAGAATTTGTTTTGCAG ATACCGTTTTATCCACCTCAGCAAACAATTGAAGATTTCAATCCAAAG GCATGTGAGAAGTTAATCAGCAAACTTGTTGGTCAAGAGTTTGGAGATGTGGATGTAATTGATATAAAGCCATGGACTATGCATGCTGAGGTTGCTGAGAGCTTTACATGTTGTGGCAACCGAATATTACTTGCCGGCGATGCTGCTCATCGATTTCCTCCTGCTGGTGGATTTG GAATGAATACTGGCATTCAGGATGCCCATAATCTTGCATGGAAAATAGCTTCTGTGATCAAGGGTATTGCCCCAACTTCAATGCTTAATACCTACGACATGGAACGCAGACCA ATCTCGGTATTCAATACAAGGTTAAGTCTTGAAAACTATAGAGCTGCCATGTCTGTTCCTGCTACACTTGGTCTCGATCCAACTGTTGCAAACACAG TACATAAAGTTATTATTAATGGGGTTGGTTCCATCTTACCATCCGGATTGCAGAGGCTAGCTTTGGATGGGATTTTTGCTATAGGTCGTGCACAGCTCTCTGAATCTGTTTTGAATAAAAGTAACCCTCTTGGATCCTCAAGGTTGGCTAagctaaaacatatatttgaaGAAGGAAAAAGCCTTCAACTTCAATTTCCTGCAGAAGATCTCGGTTTTAG GTACCTACAAGGTGCAATTATGCCAGAGAGTAGTGATGTTGAGAGTCCTTCACAAGTACCCACAGGTCGTCGCAGGGACTATATCCCTTTAGCACAACCAGGATGTAGACTCCCTCATATGTTTGTGAGAGTAAACCCATTATGCGAG GAGACTGTTTCTACGCATGATCTTGTGTCTGGAGATAAAGTTGAGTTTGTTCTCATCATAGCACCTGTGAAGGAATCTTATCATTTAGCTCGTCAAGCATTCAAGGTGGCTGAAGAACGACAAGTTTCTCTCAAAGTGTGTGTTTTTTGGTGTACTGATTCTGCTGAAAGACTTGATAAAGGAAGTAAAGAAGCATTATCACCCTGGAAGAATTATGCAGATGTTGTTGAAGTTAGTTCAACAAATTCAAATTGGTGGGAGATGTGTAACATGACGAACAGAGGGGCTATTTTAGTTAGACCCGATGAACATATTGCCTGGCGTACAATTTCAGGACTTATCGAAGATCCTAGGGCGGAAATGCAGAGGGTTTTTTCTGCGATACTTGGAGCACACTTATAA
- the LOC127083083 gene encoding uncharacterized protein LOC127083083, producing the protein MDDAAGTTTSSSSSTFGNYPLFCAIVAFTIAQLIKFFTAWYKERIWDPKQLIGSGGMPSSHSATVTALATAVGFREGFGGPLFATALVLAIIVMYDATGVRLQAGRQAEVLNQIVIELPAEHPLSDSRPLRELLGHTPPQVIAGGLLGIVTASIGFLIKHV; encoded by the exons ATGGACGACGCTGCAGGTACAACCacgtcttcttcttcttcaacctTTGGCAATTACCCTCTTTTTTGCGCCATAGTTGCTTTTACCATCGCTCAACTCATCAAATTCTTCACCGCTTG GTATAAGGAAAGGATATGGGATCCGAAACAATTGATTGGATCTGGCGGAATGCCGTCTTCTCATTCAGCTACTGTTACTGCTCTTGCTACAGCGGTTGGATTTCGGGAAGGATTTGGAGGACCACTTTTCGCTACTGCATTGGTTCTGGCTATCATT GTGATGTATGATGCTACTGGTGTAAGATTGCAAGCAGGACGACAAGCGGAG GTTCTTAATCAAATTGTAATTGAACTTCCTGCTGAACATCCTCTGTCTGACAGCAGACCTCTTCGCGAACTTCTTGGGCATACCCCGCCTCAG GTAATTGCTGGTGGTTTACTTGGAATCGTAACAGCATCTATTGGTTTTTTAATAAAACATGTTTGA